The following are encoded in a window of Cycloclasticus pugetii PS-1 genomic DNA:
- a CDS encoding acyl-CoA synthetase: MFNMTNYDDVKASFTLETPALYNFAFDVIDKRAQEADKLAYIEVDSTGENIRYYQFSDLSKRSNQFANGLLSLGAKKGDLAFVMIPRVGEWYSVMLGCCKLGVVTMPGTNLLTSQDIEYRINRSKASMAIVSASNADKVEAIKKNCPSLKTLIVIGEPKEGWCTFESLTQPASTHLDRSQLAPSKASDLMMIYFTSGTTGMPKMVPRDNAYAHAHTITGKYWMDQQENDIHWTLSDTGWAKAAWGMLYSPWQMGSAMVLFDGVGFDAELHLKLIEKLGVTTFCAPPTVYRVFAQMDLSSYNLSSVRHALGAGEPLNPEVIKVWYNATGGKIYDGYGQTETINIVANYPCMPVKPGSMGKPVPGVNVQVVDEKGDICAVDCIGSIAIELTEPLQPGMFEGYWQDDEATAMCFKNGWYYTGDNGSVDKDGYFWFVGRSDDMINSSGYRISPFEVESSLLEHPAVLESAVIGKLDEARGEVVKAFIILASNYQPSDELRRDIQAFMKKQTAPYKYPREIEFVESLPKTISGKIRRIELRQNS, from the coding sequence ATGTTTAATATGACAAATTATGATGATGTTAAAGCATCATTCACATTAGAAACGCCGGCACTTTATAACTTTGCTTTTGATGTCATTGATAAAAGAGCGCAAGAAGCCGATAAATTGGCGTATATCGAAGTCGATAGTACGGGCGAGAATATTCGATATTATCAATTTAGCGATCTTTCTAAACGATCTAATCAATTTGCAAATGGCTTGCTAAGCTTAGGCGCTAAAAAAGGCGACTTGGCTTTTGTTATGATTCCCCGAGTTGGTGAATGGTACTCAGTAATGCTGGGCTGTTGCAAATTAGGTGTGGTAACGATGCCAGGTACTAATTTGTTAACCTCACAAGATATTGAATATCGTATCAATCGCTCAAAGGCCAGTATGGCAATTGTGAGTGCCAGTAACGCAGATAAGGTTGAGGCGATTAAAAAGAACTGCCCTAGTCTTAAGACGCTGATTGTTATTGGAGAACCAAAAGAAGGTTGGTGTACATTTGAATCACTTACTCAACCTGCAAGCACTCATTTAGATAGGTCACAATTAGCACCGAGCAAAGCATCAGATTTAATGATGATTTACTTTACCTCTGGTACGACAGGAATGCCAAAAATGGTGCCACGAGATAACGCCTATGCACACGCCCATACGATTACGGGTAAATATTGGATGGATCAGCAAGAAAATGATATCCATTGGACGTTGTCTGACACGGGTTGGGCTAAAGCAGCCTGGGGAATGTTGTATTCACCATGGCAAATGGGGTCTGCAATGGTGTTGTTTGATGGTGTGGGTTTTGATGCCGAATTACACTTGAAATTAATTGAAAAGTTAGGAGTAACAACATTCTGCGCGCCGCCAACCGTTTACCGAGTATTTGCTCAAATGGACTTATCAAGCTATAACTTAAGTTCAGTTCGTCATGCGTTAGGAGCAGGTGAGCCGTTAAACCCGGAAGTGATTAAAGTTTGGTATAACGCCACGGGTGGAAAAATTTACGATGGCTATGGTCAAACCGAAACCATTAATATTGTTGCCAACTACCCATGCATGCCTGTTAAACCAGGCTCTATGGGTAAGCCGGTACCGGGTGTTAATGTGCAAGTTGTTGATGAAAAAGGTGATATTTGTGCGGTAGATTGCATTGGCAGTATAGCCATTGAACTAACAGAGCCGCTTCAGCCGGGTATGTTTGAGGGCTATTGGCAAGATGATGAAGCAACGGCAATGTGTTTCAAAAACGGTTGGTACTATACGGGAGATAATGGTAGCGTCGATAAAGACGGGTATTTTTGGTTTGTTGGGCGCTCAGATGACATGATTAATTCATCGGGATACAGAATTAGCCCATTTGAAGTAGAAAGTTCTTTATTAGAACACCCTGCCGTTCTTGAGTCAGCGGTCATTGGAAAGCTAGATGAAGCACGTGGCGAAGTAGTTAAAGCGTTTATTATTTTAGCCAGTAACTATCAACCTAGTGATGAGCTGAGACGAGACATTCAAGCTTTCATGAAAAAACAGACAGCACCTTATAAATACCCACGAGAAATTGAATTTGTTGAGTCATTACCAAAAACAATTTCAGGAAAAATAAGGCGTATTGAACTAAGGCAAAACAGTTAG
- a CDS encoding adenylosuccinate synthase: MGKNVVVIGTQWGDEGKGKLVDLLTDDVAAVVRFQGGHNAGHTLVIGNEKTVLHLIPSGILRENVQCLIGNGVVLSPEALLTEMDILEKAGVKLDGRLKISEACPLILPVHIGLDLARERARGNKAIGTTGRGIGPAYEDKVARRGLRAGDLLTPKIFAEKLQELLKYHNFVLEHYFNAETYDFQTMYDQVMEQAQIIKPMLIDVADQLHKYSRDSQNILFEGAQGALLDIDHGTYPYVTSSNTTAGSSASGSGMGPCDMDYILGITKAYTTRVGSGPFPTELNDEVGEYLGKKGHEFGATTGRERRCGWFDAVSLRRSARLNSLTGICLTKLDVMDGLKEVKICTAYKLNGEIIDVPPIGAENYAQCEPIFETMPGWQGQTEGCKSLDGFPKEALAYIKRLEELVEVPIDIVSTGPERTETIVLNNPFS, translated from the coding sequence ATGGGAAAAAATGTTGTCGTAATTGGCACCCAGTGGGGTGACGAGGGCAAAGGTAAATTGGTTGATTTATTAACTGATGATGTTGCTGCAGTTGTGCGCTTTCAAGGGGGGCATAATGCTGGCCATACCTTAGTGATTGGAAATGAAAAAACAGTATTGCATCTGATTCCATCAGGTATCTTAAGAGAAAATGTTCAGTGTTTAATTGGTAACGGTGTTGTGTTATCGCCCGAAGCTTTATTGACTGAAATGGATATTTTAGAAAAAGCCGGTGTTAAGTTGGATGGACGCTTGAAGATTAGTGAAGCCTGTCCATTAATATTACCTGTGCATATAGGTTTAGATCTAGCGCGCGAAAGAGCACGAGGTAATAAAGCAATTGGCACCACAGGACGTGGAATTGGGCCTGCTTATGAAGATAAGGTTGCAAGACGAGGTTTGCGTGCCGGCGATTTATTAACACCAAAGATTTTTGCGGAAAAGCTGCAAGAACTATTGAAGTACCATAATTTTGTGTTGGAGCATTATTTCAATGCCGAAACGTATGATTTTCAAACAATGTATGACCAAGTAATGGAGCAGGCACAGATCATTAAGCCAATGCTTATTGATGTGGCCGATCAACTGCATAAATACAGTCGCGACAGTCAAAATATTTTATTTGAAGGCGCACAAGGCGCATTATTAGATATTGACCATGGCACCTACCCCTATGTTACTTCGTCTAACACTACTGCTGGTAGTTCGGCCAGTGGCAGCGGAATGGGGCCTTGTGATATGGATTATATTTTAGGCATCACTAAAGCTTATACAACGCGTGTTGGTAGCGGACCGTTTCCGACCGAGTTAAATGATGAAGTGGGGGAGTACTTAGGTAAAAAAGGGCATGAGTTTGGTGCAACAACCGGTCGTGAAAGGCGTTGTGGCTGGTTCGATGCTGTGTCACTTCGACGCTCTGCCCGCTTGAACAGTTTAACTGGTATTTGCTTAACCAAACTGGATGTAATGGATGGACTCAAGGAAGTAAAAATATGCACCGCATATAAGTTAAACGGTGAGATTATTGACGTACCACCCATTGGTGCTGAAAATTATGCACAGTGTGAGCCAATTTTTGAAACAATGCCTGGCTGGCAAGGTCAAACGGAAGGGTGTAAATCGTTAGACGGCTTTCCAAAAGAAGCGCTAGCGTATATTAAACGATTAGAGGAACTCGTAGAGGTGCCTATTGATATTGTTTCCACAGGACCAGAAAGGACAGAGACGATTGTTCTGAATAACCCATTCAGTTAA
- a CDS encoding ATP phosphoribosyltransferase regulatory subunit, producing the protein MAKKNNWMLPEGIDALLPNEAARLETMRRKLLDLFRSWGYQYVIPPMVEFRDTLLTGTGSELALQTFNLTDQISGKALGVRADMTPQVARMASHHLYKEAPTRLCYLGSILQARGAKIEKSRSPIQVGVELYGSQHIESDVEIIRLMLETLAIAGLQEVHLDLGHVAIFRELAKNAGLTVEQEAELFEVLQRKATEELEELLTTFQLDKAWYDAFYQLLNLNGDISVLNDAKTNLAIGGADVLQAIDELQRTAELLQNIYPALPLYFDLGELRCYQYQTGIVFAAFVPGFGSEVARGGRYDNLTEQMDDLLPATGFSADVKVLSRLSQLSEEQTDNVILAPDVMDADLHDVIRQLRASGRIVIQALPGDTQQPDHTLTIKQINGQWQVSE; encoded by the coding sequence ATGGCTAAGAAAAATAATTGGATGTTACCAGAAGGTATTGATGCCTTACTCCCGAATGAGGCAGCTCGTTTGGAAACCATGCGGCGCAAATTGTTAGATTTGTTTCGATCTTGGGGGTATCAGTATGTTATTCCACCGATGGTTGAATTTCGCGATACCTTGCTAACAGGAACGGGCAGTGAATTAGCGCTTCAGACGTTTAATTTAACTGACCAGATCAGTGGTAAAGCCTTAGGGGTTAGAGCCGATATGACGCCGCAAGTGGCTCGTATGGCCTCACATCACCTTTATAAAGAGGCGCCTACTAGGCTTTGTTACCTCGGCTCAATACTACAGGCGCGAGGTGCTAAGATTGAAAAATCACGTAGCCCAATTCAAGTAGGGGTAGAACTTTACGGCAGCCAGCACATTGAAAGTGATGTGGAAATTATACGGTTGATGCTCGAAACCTTAGCAATAGCTGGCTTACAAGAAGTACACTTAGATTTAGGCCACGTGGCCATTTTTAGAGAGCTTGCCAAAAACGCCGGCTTAACGGTTGAGCAAGAAGCTGAGTTATTTGAAGTATTGCAACGAAAAGCGACGGAAGAGCTAGAAGAGTTGCTAACAACTTTCCAGTTAGATAAAGCTTGGTATGATGCTTTTTATCAGTTGTTAAACCTAAATGGCGATATATCTGTTCTTAATGATGCAAAAACTAATTTAGCAATTGGCGGCGCTGATGTTTTACAAGCGATAGACGAGCTTCAACGGACCGCTGAATTACTGCAGAATATTTACCCCGCGTTACCTTTATACTTTGATTTAGGTGAGCTGCGTTGTTATCAATACCAAACAGGTATTGTGTTTGCTGCGTTTGTGCCGGGCTTTGGCTCAGAAGTGGCGCGTGGTGGCCGATACGATAACTTAACAGAACAAATGGACGATTTGCTACCAGCCACTGGGTTTAGTGCGGATGTCAAAGTGTTATCACGCTTAAGTCAGTTAAGCGAAGAACAAACTGACAATGTTATTTTAGCGCCCGATGTAATGGATGCTGATTTGCATGATGTTATTCGTCAATTGCGAGCATCGGGCCGAATTGTTATACAAGCGCTACCCGGTGATACGCAACAACCCGACCATACGTTGACCATCAAACAGATAAACGGTCAATGGCAAGTGAGTGAATAA
- a CDS encoding DUF2065 domain-containing protein, which produces MAWQELFAAMALVLVLEGVVPFISPDALRKTYQRLIEMDDKTIRMSGLLSMIAGVILLTLVR; this is translated from the coding sequence ATGGCGTGGCAAGAACTATTTGCGGCAATGGCATTGGTGTTGGTTTTAGAAGGGGTTGTTCCATTTATAAGCCCCGATGCACTACGCAAAACCTATCAGCGGTTAATAGAAATGGATGATAAAACGATTCGCATGTCAGGGCTTTTAAGCATGATTGCGGGTGTTATTTTATTAACGCTGGTGCGATAA
- the hflC gene encoding protease modulator HflC has protein sequence MKMNPMMLVVLAAVLFIGSGSIFTVDQRERVIVFRLGEIVRTDLEPGLHFKFPFINNVRKYDGRLQTLDSKAERFLTSEKKNVIVDTFVKWRIANVDNFYRAVGGDPRQVDTRLNQFVKEGMRAAFSKQTIKELISVGRDTIRLGLVKEINELANGLGIDIIDVQIKRIDLPEEVSASVYKRMESERERVARDFRSRGKEAAERIKADADKQGEIILATAYRESQELRGRGDAEAAETYAGAYNKNKEFFAFYRSLDAYRKSMGAGDDLIVLEPTSDFFKYFKKQ, from the coding sequence ATGAAAATGAATCCAATGATGTTGGTTGTTTTAGCAGCGGTTCTTTTTATTGGCTCTGGAAGTATTTTTACGGTCGATCAACGAGAGCGGGTAATCGTTTTTCGCTTGGGTGAAATTGTTCGAACAGACCTAGAGCCAGGGTTACACTTCAAATTTCCGTTTATTAATAACGTTCGAAAATATGATGGTCGTCTTCAAACGCTTGATTCTAAGGCAGAGCGTTTTTTAACCTCTGAAAAGAAAAATGTGATTGTTGATACTTTCGTGAAATGGAGAATCGCCAATGTGGATAATTTCTATCGAGCTGTTGGTGGCGACCCTAGGCAAGTTGATACACGATTAAATCAATTTGTAAAAGAAGGCATGCGAGCAGCGTTTAGTAAGCAAACAATTAAAGAGTTAATTTCGGTAGGTAGAGATACAATCCGTTTAGGGCTTGTTAAAGAAATTAATGAGTTAGCAAATGGTCTAGGCATCGATATTATTGATGTTCAAATTAAACGAATTGATTTGCCAGAGGAAGTTAGCGCGTCTGTATACAAAAGAATGGAGTCAGAGCGTGAGCGTGTGGCACGTGACTTTAGATCAAGAGGTAAAGAGGCAGCTGAGAGAATTAAAGCGGATGCTGATAAACAAGGTGAAATTATCTTAGCGACAGCCTATAGGGAGTCGCAAGAATTACGTGGTAGGGGTGATGCCGAAGCGGCTGAAACTTATGCCGGTGCATATAATAAGAACAAAGAGTTCTTCGCTTTTTACCGTAGTTTAGATGCCTATCGTAAAAGTATGGGGGCAGGAGATGACCTTATTGTGCTTGAACCGACATCTGATTTCTTTAAATATTTTAAGAAACAGTAA
- the hflK gene encoding FtsH protease activity modulator HflK produces the protein MSWDDSGNDKKKEDPWSGRKKEQQTPPDLDELVRSLQEKFGGLFGGGGSKGTSNKKPSNGPSGANLGVLVGIAALIWLATGIYIVDEGNRGVILRFGKYHETTLPGPHWRFPRPVDSAIIVNVDQQRFIEIGYRSGANQQAASGVRKEALMLTEDENIIDVRLAVQYRVKNPQDYIFNVRAPEVTLKQSAESALRSVIGKNKMDFVLTEGRSEVVAKVETKLQTMLDEYETGLIILSVNLVEAQPPEEVQGAFSDAIRAREDEQRFINEAQAYSNEVIPKARGAASRIVQEAQAYEQRVKSEAKGDASRFDQLLVQYEAAPEVTRKRLYLETMEDVLGNSKKVIMDVKGGNNLMYLPIDKLMESTAAKASAAPNRFITPPEKTTPDNTGRDTSYRDRGRGR, from the coding sequence ATGTCTTGGGATGACTCAGGTAACGATAAAAAGAAGGAAGACCCATGGAGTGGGCGTAAAAAAGAACAACAAACTCCTCCAGATCTAGACGAGTTAGTACGCTCCTTACAAGAAAAATTTGGTGGCTTGTTTGGTGGGGGCGGTTCAAAAGGAACGTCTAATAAGAAACCTTCAAATGGCCCATCAGGCGCTAACCTTGGTGTGTTGGTTGGAATTGCCGCTTTAATTTGGCTCGCCACAGGGATATATATCGTTGATGAAGGTAACAGAGGCGTTATATTACGTTTCGGTAAATATCATGAAACAACATTACCCGGGCCCCACTGGCGTTTCCCTCGCCCAGTCGATAGCGCGATTATTGTTAATGTCGATCAGCAAAGATTTATTGAAATTGGTTACCGTTCTGGTGCTAACCAGCAAGCAGCCAGCGGTGTCCGAAAAGAAGCATTAATGCTGACAGAAGATGAAAATATCATTGATGTTCGCTTAGCAGTGCAATATAGAGTTAAAAATCCACAAGATTATATTTTTAACGTTAGAGCGCCTGAGGTTACGCTAAAACAGTCTGCTGAAAGTGCCTTACGATCTGTTATCGGCAAAAATAAAATGGACTTTGTTTTAACTGAAGGTAGAAGTGAGGTTGTCGCAAAAGTTGAGACAAAGCTGCAAACCATGCTGGATGAATATGAAACCGGTCTGATCATTTTGTCTGTGAACCTTGTCGAAGCACAACCCCCTGAAGAAGTCCAAGGTGCGTTTTCCGATGCTATTCGGGCTCGAGAAGATGAGCAGCGGTTTATCAACGAAGCGCAAGCCTACTCTAATGAAGTCATACCTAAAGCACGTGGTGCGGCATCAAGAATTGTGCAAGAAGCACAAGCCTATGAACAACGTGTAAAATCAGAGGCGAAAGGTGATGCTTCACGTTTTGATCAACTGCTTGTTCAGTACGAAGCAGCTCCAGAAGTGACTCGTAAACGACTTTATTTAGAAACAATGGAAGATGTGTTGGGTAATTCTAAAAAAGTCATCATGGATGTTAAAGGTGGCAATAACTTAATGTATTTGCCTATTGATAAATTGATGGAATCAACCGCTGCTAAAGCATCGGCTGCCCCGAATCGCTTTATTACACCGCCAGAAAAAACCACGCCTGATAACACAGGGCGAGATACAAGTTACAGAGATAGAGGGAGGGGAAGATAA
- the hflX gene encoding ribosome rescue GTPase HflX: MELFDRPGTGERALIVHLSINESFSEDDLSEFEQLVISANVEPLATVTGSRRSPDARFFVGKGKLDEVKHQLHETCADIVLFNHTLSPSQQRNLEKELEVRVLDRTNLILDIFAQRAQSFEGKLQVELAQLQHLSTRLIRGWTHLERQKGGIGLRGPGETQLETDRRLIGQRIRQIKTRLTKVNKQRDQGRRSRQRADVPTVSLVGYTNAGKSTLFNVLTNSAIYAADQLFATLDPTLRQVKLPDYGELVLADTVGFIQNLPHELVAAFRSTLQETIEADLLLHVVDASSPNRQEQIHEVNSVLKEIGADNIPQVMVYNKIDCLPAVDAHVDKDETDSVNAVWLSAMDGDGINLLLETLSTLCHDENTRMSVVLKPEQAKLRAKLFQVAQILKEENRDDGCWVIELNISNKYKHLLTTI, translated from the coding sequence ATGGAGTTGTTTGATCGCCCCGGTACGGGTGAAAGGGCGCTTATTGTTCATTTATCGATTAATGAAAGTTTTTCAGAAGATGATCTAAGCGAGTTTGAGCAATTGGTTATATCGGCCAATGTTGAGCCGCTGGCAACGGTGACTGGCTCACGACGTTCGCCAGACGCTAGATTTTTTGTGGGGAAGGGTAAGTTAGACGAGGTGAAGCATCAGTTGCATGAAACTTGCGCTGATATTGTGTTGTTTAACCATACCCTAAGTCCAAGTCAGCAACGCAATTTAGAAAAAGAATTAGAAGTTCGGGTATTAGATCGGACGAACTTAATTCTAGATATTTTTGCCCAACGAGCACAATCTTTTGAAGGTAAGCTGCAAGTCGAGCTGGCGCAATTACAGCACTTATCGACGCGTTTAATTAGAGGCTGGACTCACCTAGAAAGACAAAAGGGTGGGATAGGCTTGCGTGGGCCGGGCGAAACACAGTTAGAAACAGACCGCCGACTAATAGGCCAACGTATCCGTCAAATTAAAACACGGTTAACAAAAGTTAATAAGCAGCGCGATCAAGGGCGGCGAAGTCGGCAACGCGCTGATGTGCCCACGGTGTCTTTAGTGGGGTATACAAATGCCGGAAAATCAACGCTTTTTAATGTACTGACAAACTCTGCTATTTATGCAGCGGATCAGCTTTTCGCCACATTAGATCCAACATTACGTCAAGTGAAATTGCCTGATTACGGTGAGCTTGTATTGGCTGATACAGTTGGTTTTATTCAAAACTTACCGCATGAATTAGTCGCAGCTTTTCGTTCTACCCTGCAAGAAACGATTGAGGCTGACCTGCTATTACATGTAGTTGATGCAAGTAGTCCTAATAGGCAAGAACAAATCCACGAAGTAAATTCTGTCCTGAAAGAAATTGGAGCAGACAACATCCCACAGGTGATGGTTTACAATAAAATTGATTGCTTACCAGCCGTCGATGCGCATGTAGATAAAGACGAAACAGACAGTGTCAACGCGGTCTGGTTATCAGCAATGGACGGTGATGGAATAAACCTATTGTTAGAGACACTATCGACGCTTTGTCATGATGAAAACACACGAATGAGTGTCGTTTTAAAGCCCGAGCAGGCTAAACTACGAGCGAAGTTATTCCAAGTTGCACAAATTCTTAAAGAAGAAAACCGGGATGATGGTTGCTGGGTTATAGAGCTCAATATATCCAATAAATATAAACATTTGCTGACGACCATCTAG
- the hfq gene encoding RNA chaperone Hfq, which produces MSKGHNLQDTFLNTLRKEHIPVAIFLVNGIKLQGQIESFDQYVVILKNAINQMVYKHAISTVVPARAVTMPRAGEEA; this is translated from the coding sequence ATGTCTAAGGGGCATAACTTACAGGATACTTTTCTAAATACATTAAGAAAGGAACATATTCCTGTGGCGATTTTTTTAGTTAATGGGATTAAATTGCAAGGGCAAATTGAGTCATTTGATCAATACGTCGTCATTTTAAAAAATGCGATTAATCAAATGGTTTATAAGCATGCTATTTCCACGGTTGTGCCTGCTAGAGCGGTTACGATGCCTCGTGCTGGTGAGGAGGCTTAG
- the miaA gene encoding tRNA (adenosine(37)-N6)-dimethylallyltransferase MiaA, translated as MSILPRVVMLMGPTASGKTALGVEIAKALDGEVISVDSALVYRGMDIGTAKPDLTERQGVKHHLIDILDPSESFSAGQFREQALGLINEVASRGKMPILVGGTMLYFHVLLNGMAKLPDANAAIRQEIDQQAASEGWEAVHDHLKKVDPEAAKRIHPNDTQRIQRALEVFLVSGKSQSDWLLEQAKQPLPFEVFKFAIMPSNRIELHDKIALRMDKMIENGFLDEVRCLFERGDLTALLPAIRAVGYRQAWSHLLGEYDEVTFREKAIIATRQLAKRQFTWLRQQTKTTLLDIAAPRVLEQVLSEVNKKTMR; from the coding sequence ATGTCAATTTTACCTCGTGTGGTCATGTTGATGGGGCCAACTGCCTCTGGTAAAACAGCCTTGGGGGTTGAAATAGCAAAGGCCTTAGATGGTGAAGTGATCAGTGTTGATTCGGCGTTAGTTTACCGAGGGATGGATATTGGCACAGCAAAGCCAGATTTAACTGAAAGGCAAGGTGTTAAGCATCATTTAATTGATATTTTAGACCCTTCTGAAAGTTTTTCGGCAGGGCAATTTCGAGAGCAGGCACTCGGGCTGATTAATGAGGTAGCGAGTAGAGGGAAAATGCCGATTTTAGTTGGTGGTACGATGCTGTACTTTCATGTTTTATTAAATGGTATGGCTAAATTGCCCGATGCTAATGCAGCGATTCGTCAAGAGATTGATCAGCAAGCAGCGAGTGAAGGTTGGGAGGCGGTTCATGATCATTTAAAAAAAGTTGACCCGGAGGCGGCTAAGCGAATTCACCCGAATGACACGCAAAGAATACAACGTGCGCTTGAAGTGTTTTTGGTGTCGGGTAAAAGTCAAAGCGATTGGTTGTTAGAACAGGCAAAACAACCGCTACCGTTTGAAGTATTTAAATTTGCTATCATGCCAAGCAATCGTATAGAGCTACATGACAAGATCGCCTTAAGAATGGATAAGATGATTGAAAACGGGTTTCTTGATGAGGTTCGTTGCTTGTTTGAACGAGGTGATTTAACGGCATTATTGCCGGCTATTAGAGCAGTTGGGTATCGACAGGCATGGTCACACTTATTGGGCGAATATGACGAAGTGACTTTTCGTGAAAAAGCGATTATAGCCACACGACAATTGGCAAAAAGGCAGTTTACCTGGTTGCGACAACAGACTAAAACAACCCTTTTGGACATAGCCGCTCCAAGGGTGTTAGAGCAGGTGTTGAGCGAGGTTAACAAAAAAACAATGCGGTAG
- the mutL gene encoding DNA mismatch repair endonuclease MutL: MLIKQLPPQLINQIAAGEVIERPASAVKELVENSLDAGATQILIEIEEGGSRLIRVTDNGLGIAKVDLELALSRHATSKIGSLHDLESVLSFGFRGEALPSMSSVSRLTLTSRQESDNAGWSVKADGTEKELDPVPTAHPFGTCVELRDLFYNTPARRKFLKTEKTEFGHIETVLKRMALSRFDTGFNLRHNQRQIMDLKPALSNAEKSERVGLLCGDGFVHESLEVDVVNGDLGLQGWVGLPTYSRSQADMQFFYVNGRLIRDKLINHAVRLAYQDVLFHGRHPVYVLYLSIDPRLVDVNAHPAKLEVRFRESKAVHDFVYRRIKQLLTDVRPSDHHSVKTLTPTTPNTVPSYSDMQQRQMPMSVSESPVHYAKGTSYTAPKMSMAAPAVDNRVQQAEGAPPLGYAIAHLHNTYILAESEQGLVLVDTHAAHERIVYEKMKKQYDAGEIPSQPLLIPQKIHLSDEEVVAFEQYQDMLEGLALDLSLSGPNTLLVRAIPVLLAQDDAEVLVRKLIQDLAQTGETKSIQEACYTVLGNMACHGSIRANRRLTEMEMNALLRDIEQTENSGQCNHGRPTWVLLNVQQLDSLFLRGQ, translated from the coding sequence ATGCTCATTAAGCAACTACCTCCACAGCTGATTAACCAAATTGCGGCAGGTGAGGTTATCGAGCGCCCCGCCTCTGCAGTGAAAGAATTAGTAGAAAACTCACTGGATGCCGGTGCTACTCAAATCTTGATAGAAATTGAAGAAGGTGGGTCGCGGTTAATACGTGTTACCGATAATGGCTTAGGTATTGCTAAAGTGGATCTAGAGCTCGCTTTATCGCGTCATGCAACCAGTAAAATTGGTTCCTTGCATGATTTAGAGTCAGTGCTTAGCTTTGGTTTTCGCGGCGAAGCCTTACCGAGTATGAGTTCGGTGTCACGATTAACGTTAACCTCACGACAAGAAAGTGATAATGCAGGCTGGTCTGTTAAGGCAGACGGTACAGAAAAAGAACTAGACCCTGTGCCCACCGCACACCCTTTTGGCACATGCGTAGAACTGCGTGATCTTTTTTACAATACGCCTGCACGCCGAAAATTCCTTAAAACAGAAAAGACAGAATTTGGCCATATTGAAACAGTGCTTAAGCGGATGGCGTTAAGTCGCTTTGATACAGGGTTTAACCTTAGGCATAATCAGCGTCAAATTATGGATTTAAAACCGGCCTTATCTAATGCTGAAAAGAGCGAACGAGTGGGCTTATTATGTGGTGATGGTTTTGTCCATGAATCGCTAGAAGTGGATGTCGTCAATGGAGACTTAGGTCTGCAAGGTTGGGTTGGTTTACCAACTTATTCAAGGTCGCAGGCAGATATGCAGTTTTTTTATGTCAATGGCCGTTTGATCAGAGACAAATTGATTAATCACGCGGTTCGCTTAGCCTATCAGGATGTTTTATTTCATGGGCGTCACCCGGTTTATGTCTTGTATTTGAGTATTGATCCTAGGTTAGTTGATGTCAATGCGCACCCAGCTAAATTAGAAGTGCGTTTTCGCGAAAGTAAAGCGGTTCATGACTTTGTTTATCGGCGAATAAAACAATTATTGACGGATGTTCGGCCCTCAGACCATCATTCGGTTAAAACACTAACGCCGACTACGCCAAATACTGTGCCCAGTTACAGCGATATGCAGCAGCGTCAAATGCCAATGTCAGTTTCTGAATCGCCTGTTCATTACGCTAAAGGAACATCATACACCGCTCCAAAAATGTCAATGGCGGCTCCAGCAGTTGATAATCGTGTTCAGCAAGCAGAGGGTGCGCCTCCGCTAGGGTATGCCATTGCACACTTGCACAATACTTATATTCTTGCAGAGTCGGAACAAGGCTTGGTATTGGTAGATACGCATGCGGCCCATGAGCGGATTGTGTACGAAAAGATGAAAAAACAATATGACGCGGGTGAGATACCATCGCAACCGTTGTTGATTCCACAGAAGATACATTTATCGGATGAAGAGGTGGTGGCTTTTGAGCAATACCAAGACATGCTTGAAGGCTTAGCGTTAGACTTAAGTTTGTCAGGCCCAAATACGCTTTTGGTTCGAGCTATACCTGTTTTGCTGGCACAAGATGATGCTGAGGTGTTGGTTAGGAAACTAATTCAAGATTTGGCACAAACAGGGGAAACAAAAAGTATTCAAGAGGCGTGTTATACCGTTTTGGGTAATATGGCCTGCCATGGTTCCATTAGAGCCAATCGACGCCTAACAGAAATGGAAATGAATGCCTTGTTGAGAGACATTGAGCAGACCGAGAATAGCGGTCAATGCAATCATGGGCGACCAACATGGGTGCTACTTAATGTTCAACAATTAGACTCATTGTTTTTAAGAGGTCAATAA